In the Granulosicoccus antarcticus IMCC3135 genome, GGAATGCTGGAGCCGCAGGCTCGATTGGGACAGGAAGTCTGGCAGGGCGACGTGCTGCTCAGACTGGTGGAGCTGGAGAACAGCGGCTCCCAAGCCCATGAGGTTGCAGTGCCCCGTAATAGCATCCTGCTGGCCCTGCACCATGGCGGCATGGTCCGACCGGGTGATCTGCTGGCCATTCTGGCAGACGAGGTGCAGCGCTAAGCCCCCCTTGCTCTGATTGACAGAGGCTCTCACAGCGCCTTTGTCTTGTCCCGAACTTGAGGCAGGTGCAGCAAATACCGGTGCAGAGCATTACACTGCTCTCCCGGCAGCGCTGCTGCCCCCAATACCAGAGTCCATGGGTTCAACTGCCTCCTACACCGTATCCGTCATCATTCCTGCATATGACCGCCTGGAACGGCTACCAACGGCAATCGATTCTGTACAGTCTCAGAGCTACGCGGCCCATGAACTGATCGTTGTGGATGACGGCTCCACGGATGGCACGGCAGACTGGTTAGCCGAACATCACCCGGAAATCACCTTGATACGCCAGAATAATCACGGCGTCTCTCATGCCCGCAACCGTGCCATCGAACACGCCAGCGGCAACTGGATCGCACTGCTCGACTCTGATGATCGCTGGTATGAAAACAAACTCGCCGAACAGGTAAACGCCCTGCAGCAGGCCCCGCAGATGCGCCTCTGTCACTGTGATGAACATTGGCTGCGCAATGGCAAGCGTGTCAATCCGCGCCACAAGCACCGTAAATACGGTGGTGACATATTCACCCATTGCCTGCCACTGTGCTGTATCTCACCCTCCGCAGTATTGATCCATCGGACACTGCTGGATGAGGTCGGTCTGTTCGACGAATCTCTGCCTGCCTGTGAAGACTATGATCTGTGGCTACGCATCTGTTCTAGAGAAGAGGTCCTGTACCTCGACCAGGCGCTTCTGGAGAAAACCGGCGGCCACGAAGATCAACTCTCTCAACGATACCCCGCCATGGACCAGTTCCGCCTCCAGGCGCTTGCCAAACTTCTGCGCAGTCACACCCTGACGGTTTCCCAGACACAGCAGGCAAGCGAGCTGTTCATCGAGAAGCTGGTCATCTTCTGTAATGGTGCAAGGAAACGCCACCGTCACGATGCTGTCGACACTCTACAAAGTGAATACCGGGACTTGATCGATCCAACCCTTATACTTTAGCGACCCCCTTGGAGCGAACCAGCGCTCCGGCTACCAGATTCTGACACCATGTCCGCACTTGTTTTTCGTTTACGTAATGTTCCTCAGGATGAAGCCGCCGATGTGCGTGCGCTGCTCGATGAGCATGAGATTGAATGGTACGAGACAACCGCTGGCAACTGGGGTGTGGCCATGCCGGGCATCTGGGCCAGCCATGAAGAAGACCTGCCAAAGGCTCGCAATCTGATCAACGACTATCAGAGCAAACGGGGCGAAAATCAACGTCAGCAATACGCAGAGAACCTGCGTAGCGGAGACACTCCGACGCTGCTGCAGCGTATCCGCACCCAGCCATTGCAGATGGGCGGAATCATCGTTTTCTGTCTCTTTATTCTGTACATCATGATCAACCCGTTTCTGCAACTGATCGGGCACGCGTCCTGAACGATATTTTCAAGCCCCTGATAGCCTCTGCAA is a window encoding:
- a CDS encoding glycosyltransferase family 2 protein; its protein translation is MGSTASYTVSVIIPAYDRLERLPTAIDSVQSQSYAAHELIVVDDGSTDGTADWLAEHHPEITLIRQNNHGVSHARNRAIEHASGNWIALLDSDDRWYENKLAEQVNALQQAPQMRLCHCDEHWLRNGKRVNPRHKHRKYGGDIFTHCLPLCCISPSAVLIHRTLLDEVGLFDESLPACEDYDLWLRICSREEVLYLDQALLEKTGGHEDQLSQRYPAMDQFRLQALAKLLRSHTLTVSQTQQASELFIEKLVIFCNGARKRHRHDAVDTLQSEYRDLIDPTLIL
- a CDS encoding DUF6164 family protein, which gives rise to MSALVFRLRNVPQDEAADVRALLDEHEIEWYETTAGNWGVAMPGIWASHEEDLPKARNLINDYQSKRGENQRQQYAENLRSGDTPTLLQRIRTQPLQMGGIIVFCLFILYIMINPFLQLIGHAS